The Hermetia illucens chromosome 2, iHerIll2.2.curated.20191125, whole genome shotgun sequence genomic interval GCTGTCAACCACCCACAGGACCTCAAGGAGTTGGCGGAAAACCCGGCTGTGATGGACCTTTTGCATCTGGCCCAGGTTGCCAACAACCAGGACCACAAAAACCAGGATCTTATCAACCTCAAAGTCCAACACCACAGGGACCAGGATCAGAAGGGCCGGAAAGTTGTGATGGACCATTTGCTGCAGGTCCCGGTTGCCAAAAACCACAACAACCCGGTTCACATGGACCAAGACCACAAGGACCAGGACCGCAACGACCAGGAACACAAGGACCAGGACCGCAAAGACCCGGTCCACAAGGGCCAGGACCACAAGGACCAGGATCGCAAGGGCCCGGACCACACGCACCAGGACCACAAGCACCAGGATCATTTGGGCCAGGGCCGCATGGACCAGGGCCGCAAGGGCCAGGACCACAAAGACCGGGAGGACAAGGACCAGGGCCGCAAGGGCCAGGACCACAAGGACCAGGGTCACAAAGACCAGGTGAACAAGATGGATGTGACGGGCCATTTGCCACAGGACCAGGCTGCCAAAAACCAAGTTTTGGTGGTCCACGGCCAGGTTTCCCATCAGGACCATTCCGACCTGGTCCCAAACCTCAATATTTGCCCCCAAGTGGTGGCCAGCCATCAGGTCCCCAATTTCCTGGATCACAAGGCTTTAGACCCCAGGGACCCGGACCTCAAGCACCAGGATCGCAAGGCTCAAGGCCACAGGGACCAGGATCACAAAAGCCGGAAAGCTGTGATGGACCATTTGCTACTGGTCCCGGTTGTCAAAAGCCACAACAGCCTGGCTCGCATGGACCAGGACCCCTAGGGCCAGGACCGCAAGGACCAGGACCACAAGGACCAGGACCACAAGGTCCAGGACCGCAAGGACCAGGACCACAAGGACCAGGACCACAAGGACCAGGACCCCTAGGGCCAGGACAACAAGGTCCAGGACCACAAGGACCAGGACCACAAGGACCAGGACCACAAGGACCAGGACCACAAGGACCAGGACCACAAGGACCAGGACCACAAGGACCAGGACCACAAGGGCCAGGATTCCAAGGATTCAGGCCTCAGGGGCCTGGACCTCAATCACCCGGGCCGCAAGGACCAGGATTCCAAGGATTCAGACCTCAGGGTCCAGGAATCCAAAAGCCAAGTCCCCAACGACCAGGCTCTCAAACCTGTAGTGGTCCTTTTGCTTCGGGACCTGGATGTCAGCCATCTGAACCTGAAGGACAACAACCAGGCTTTGGACCAAGTAAGCCGCTAACTCCCGGCTTCCCCGAATCTGGCCCTCAACGACCATTTGCTCCAGGAACTCAGCAGCCATCTAGACCTCAACCACAACCTGGTAGCTGCGAAGGACCTTACGCCAATGCCCCAGGGTGTAAACCATCAACACCCGGCTCACAACGCCCAGGACCACAATCACAATATCTTCCACCACCTGGTTCTAAGCCAGGCCAGAAACCAGGAAGCTGTGAGGGACCTTTTGCTTCTGGTCCAGATTGTCAGCAACCATCTTTCCCCGGCTTCCCACGCCCAACTGGACCAGGACCGCAAAAGCCTTCTCAACCAGGCCAATATAAACCATCTGGACCAGGCACCCAACGTCCAAGTGGACCAGGACAGTACCAACCTTCAGGACCCAGTCCACAACAACCCGACTGTCAATTTGGTTCAGGCCCAGGATGTCAACCATCTGGGCCAGGCTCTCAGAAGCCAGCTAAACCCGGGTTCCCATCACAACCATCTGCACCTTCAGGACCACAAGAACCTGATTGCCAGTTTGGATCAGGTCCTGGATGTGGGCCATCTGGCCCTGGGTTCCAACGTCCTGGTAAACCAACCTTCCCATCACAGCCTGCTGGACCATCACCACAGCAACCCATTGGAACTGGATCGTACCGACCTTCTGGGCCAGGACATCAACAACCTTTTGGACCGGGACCTCAACAACCTTCTGGACCGGGACCACAACCACCTTCTGGGCCAGGACCACAACAGCCTTCAGGGCCAGGATCGTATAGACCATCAGGTCCAGGACCGCAGCAACCATTTGGTCCGAAACCTCAACAACCATCTGGACCTGGCACACAACCTTCCGGACCTGGATCTTACAGACCATCAGGACCCGGATCTCAACAGCCATCTGGACCTAATTCGCAACCTTCCGGACCTGGATCATATAAACCATCAGGACCTGGACCCCAGCAACCAGCAGGACCTGGCTCACAACCTTCCGGACCAGGATCATATAGACCGTCAGGACCCGGACCTCAACAACCATCTGGCCCTGAACCACAGCAACCAGCAGGACCTGGCTCACAACCTTCCGGACCAGGATCATATAGGCCATCAGGACCCGGACCTCAACAACCATCTGGACCTGGACCCCAACAACCAGCAGGACCTGGATCATACAGACCATCAGGACCCGGACTTCAACAACCATCTGGACCTGGAGCATTTAGGCCATCGGGACCTGGACCACAACAACCAGCAGGACCTAGCTCACAACCTTCTGGACCCGGATCATACAGACCATCAGGGCCTGGACCTCAACAGCCAGCAGGACCTGGCCCGCAGAAACCAGCATTCCCATCTGGGCCTGAAAAGGAGCCTGAACCAGCCCATGAACTAGGACCAGACGGTTATAGATATAAAGTGCCATCCACCACTTTCAATTTTTAAGAATTTAGGTAAATTAGGGGAAGGAAGAGAGTTTGAACGCTttgtaaattatatttttatataacaaacaaataaaattattgtaAAAAATGGAATTTAGTTTTCCTCTGCCAGTTGCTCAGAAGACGGTCCTCTACTGATAATTTCTAGTGAATTAAAAAAATCCAACGCGTGCATTCGGTCAGTATTTTCGTTTTCAGGCATGACTTACAAAAAGACGCTTCCCGGGGCCACAAGAGGCATCATCTTCATTCAATTATTCATGAACGAAAGTGAAATTCAACGCGGTAACGCCTCCGACCAGACATTTGGATGCAGCCACTGTGTTCCGCCATTCGCTGTCCCGGTCGTTCTTTTGTGGGCTAACGATGCAGAATTTATAAATAACTGCCCGAACGGCCTTGAGGTGTGAATCTTAATTGCCTTTGCAATGCGGATTCCACGGGTTTTCCACAACTGAGCGGCTCGCGTTGTTCTTCCGACAGAACACGGAGTCGTGGAGATGTGAGCTGTTAGCAGAGTGACGCTAGCGTGCTGATTTGTTATTAAATTGTTGGGAAGATATTCGCTGGATGATAGTAATTACGAGTAGATGTTTCCCGGAGTCGTGAATGGACTGGAAATAAATCATTTATGAACGAGACACTTCTTGCATGCGTGAGATGTGTAAGGACAGGTCATCAATATGAATTAGACGAGCCGCTCAAGCTTCATTGGCACCGAAGAAAATTCAAGAACCTTGTCTCGTGGTGACATACTACTTGTGTTATTTAGTCAGGGACGACCTTTGTTACTGTCGGTTTTGTTCGTTTGCAGCGGCTTTCTCACATTAGTAACCATTAGTGCAGTATCCATTAGACTCATTACCAACGGTCAATGAAAATAGATACGCCGATGACGTGAACTACGCCCCTGCTATGCTTTTGGAATCCATGCAGACACCATGCTTGGAGGTTAGTAAGTCAACTATTTCAGATATTGGCTACCTGTTTTGGCCTTCCATGCTTCAAATGACCCAAAGTCAAGCTTGGAACGAAATATCGTCAGTCACATAAGCAACCATGCTTGAATATAAATCTCAACCTAGTGAAGGCAAACGCCTAAAGACTTTAATCCCTCTAGCACCCAAAGATTCTACGTTAATTCAGTTCAAGTTTGCTTAATTCCAATATTGCAAGGTACGTAACAAATTACAAGCGAAAATTACTAACCACGGTGACGAATACCAAAGGTGACTAGGAGTTGTGATGGATTTGAGCataataatatttcaaataaaatatcaaaattaataatCGGATTGGAGGCTGGCCAGGGAAGATCTGGATTCAAgagtcaaaaatatttttttttatagtgaCCCTTCTACTAcgtggaaaaaacaaaaaatcatcaAATCTTGATACAGTTTACATCGAAAGTTGGTAGAAAAGTTCTTCCCTTAAGTGATGGCGCTTATTTTTTGATCATCCAACATGATGACAGAAATTAAGAGGAGCTGGTCTCTGGTGGGATCACTTCTCTTCTTGGCGTTACTCTCAGCGGACGTTTAAATCTTTTGATCCAAGAAAAACAGATGCACCGGTGATTATGTATAGTATCTTACCTAGGTTGTTTGAAGTAACTCTATATAAGATACGCACGCTGAACCCCAAGGCTAGGCTCCGCAAGATGAGATTGGCATTCGGGGTCAGAGGGCGGAATATGTTTCGGCGAGATTTATAAATTCGGCACTGCGATCCTCACCTAAGACTTCGGTAATGCACATCTCCATACTGGTGTCACCTGGGCAAGGCCAGGTAGCAGAACAGAGATGGTGAACGATGAGTTCTCTGCCCGGTTGTCTAATAAGCTGCTTGTTCAGTGTACACCAAAAAAGCTGAGCATTTGATGGGATCGGAACTACAACGATGATTAAAGCAATAGAGATAGGAATACGAGTTTAGAAGCTGAAACGTGCGGTTCTTATTCTGAACTGGCACTCTTAGAGACCTCATCGAACAGATTAAAAGGTACAAGATAGATATATCTCCGCGGTAACCGAttaaaaaacttttggaatttgGTCAATACTTGCACCATCTTTCATCGCCATCTTTCACGGCcaactatgatagcatagctaggatcAAACAGTACACGATCAtgggaaaattcggtatcccaactaaAAGTGACTAGGCGGACCTTGATCAATATTCGAACCcagataaaacaagtcgggaaatcggaagctggacacttcggcATGAgtgttttgtgttcatcgtTTAAAATAGCAACTCTACGTGCATAgctgaaaatgcaaaatattccttcattaattccTAAACTCCAAGCTTTacatgtgtacatacatatcaaagacataaatattgtgtttaTCCTGAATAAATAAACGTTGCATTGTagggcatatatatgtatgcacgcATTCAAATTGTTCTATTCTATTTCCAAAGTAAATACGGCTGGTACTAACTTACACATATATCTATCCTATTGAACACTACCTGAAAACTATAGGCACATACACATACATGGGGCAGTGCACTGGAGGATAGTCCGACGCGGAATGTAGCTTCCTGGGAACAACCTGCCTCTCGCTGAGGGTGATATGTGCCTCTTGGAGGCTGACATGTGACTGTCCAAGCCGCCCGTCTACCAAGACTGTTAGTGAAtggtgatagccacatcctGTTCAAGGTGACCGACTATAAGCAAAATGCTACCGATTTACACTAGGGGTCAAAAAACACCTTCCCCAATCCAGGATGTCATTCGATTCATGCAAATTAGATAGTTCGCCTGATACCTGATACCTGGCCGCCTTAGTGAGTAAGTTTGCCCATAACGTTCTACGGGCGGTATGGCACGGTGAACCTCCTTACCCCATACCCGTCTGAACCAAATGTGTACacgaataaaaaataaaagggaCGAAACCAAACATGcaggaccccgtaccgcacacaaactggccaaTCAGGAGGAAACACATCTCCAAAACACTGAAAGACACTTAAAAACGGAGAAGTTGGGTTGACAAGCAGTTTAGCTAAGGGCAACCTTGCCATATTGCGAGGATTACAACGAACAAAGTCCAATGCTCAGAAAGCAAGGACAAGCAAAAACACGTCTGAGATCAGTATATCATACGTCAGAAAGGAGAGAGGCATCAGTGGCGcaggggttaaatggtacctgtatTATCTGAAGAAAGGCCCTTAAGATGTCGCagggcagacctaagccatctttattggAGCTATGAAAGCAGATTGCAGCGAAACCCACTTAAGAGGAATGCTCCAAAAAAAATCCAGACCCAGGAGACGGGTAATTCCTGGGTAAGTCAAGGCTGGAGGCAGGAGTCAGAAAGCTCGCCATTAACTACGCTAGCGCAGTCAAAGTCATTTGACTGGCCGTACTCCCAAAAACTGGCCATAGTGCAAAGTCGTAGAAGGGAGCTAATTCTCCGACAGTGAAAAAGAAGCGGAGAATGGCCAACACCAAGATAGCCCACGTAAACATTTACCATGCAAAAGCTGGAGTAGTGCAGATTCATAAACCCTGGGTATACGGTAGGTCGACTCGCGCTCTGAAAAACCAAGGGCATCCGTAATTCTTGAACGTTATTTCAAATATAATCGTATTTGTCTGAAAGACAGACCGGAGACCGCTAGACTGGTGAATTACTGGGAGAGGAGATCGCCCATCACgaaatctggggaagcagcgataaAGAAAGAGCATCATCTTGAATTtactcttagcaataagttaaaaatatataaccTTGGGAACACTCTATCATTCCTGATCAGCACTGAAGAAGAGatgctagacataactctaagaaatactctgatgaacggtTGActaggaattggagggtgtcggatgagccctctatgtcggatcacagagtAATCAGATTCGatactgaataataaagaatcccaaaagaacggattgggattccAATGTATCGCACTTAAGTAGCAATATGGCTCAACAAAGTTATCATTGACGCATAGGAGGCCAGCTGTCGCAATCCTATGAAGGGATccaacaaaccacagaagcgaGCAAGCTATACAAAGCTAGAGCCAAAGATATCTTCTTGTATCTTCTTTctatctgaagaaggaagatgggatatttaccgaaaatgaggagggcaGAGAACTCCTGCTTcccagaactcattttccggggtccTACCTCACGGCAGCGGGCgataacattctgcctgacaccccaacaacgaacaaaagtggaagaaagaagaacttaAAACTAGCAAAATACATATGCTctgaagctagggtaaggtgggtagTGGGAAGTGTTAAACTACTGAAATCACTCGGAATATGTAGaatcttcccagcactactaCAGGGATGCCtaaaaatcatcttagagtcttttCGAGGGGTGATAAGAGACAGCATAGCTCTGGGATATATACTAAGGGCACGGAGACGTGCAAAATTGGTTTCaataccgaaagcgggtaaaaaggatactTTTCATCTGGAATCTTTTAGACCGATTTGCCTAACATGATTCGTACTTAAAACGGTAGAGAAGGtcgtagacaactatattagaactaacattgTAATGCGCAATCCCCTACATTCATGTTGCACGCT includes:
- the LOC119647487 gene encoding collagen alpha-1(I) chain-like — its product is MKLILLSVAAFVAVYADVSHLDQTLQADGYHYNQPSVPFPEINEIDDGGTPEKKPFFGGKPQGPGPQDPGFKPGTQGPGQQGPGFGHRPQAPSFGPGPQGPSSQTPGFKPDSESPEEQGPGFGPGPSGPGPQSPGFGQRPEKPSPQGPGFKPDIGEPAPKAPGSQRPGFGPGPQGPGFGPRPQGPGFGPGPQTPSQQGPQTQKPLIHGPSPQAPGGERPTFGSSFQRPTAPGQGPCDGPFGSSPGCEPQDTNEPRPGPSFGPGPHKPTPGRPGPGNQYVPPPGSGPAPGRPVAPGTYPSGPGSQQPGCAPGTSGPGCQPPTGPQGVGGKPGCDGPFASGPGCQQPGPQKPGSYQPQSPTPQGPGSEGPESCDGPFAAGPGCQKPQQPGSHGPRPQGPGPQRPGTQGPGPQRPGPQGPGPQGPGSQGPGPHAPGPQAPGSFGPGPHGPGPQGPGPQRPGGQGPGPQGPGPQGPGSQRPGEQDGCDGPFATGPGCQKPSFGGPRPGFPSGPFRPGPKPQYLPPSGGQPSGPQFPGSQGFRPQGPGPQAPGSQGSRPQGPGSQKPESCDGPFATGPGCQKPQQPGSHGPGPLGPGPQGPGPQGPGPQGPGPQGPGPQGPGPQGPGPLGPGQQGPGPQGPGPQGPGPQGPGPQGPGPQGPGPQGPGPQGPGFQGFRPQGPGPQSPGPQGPGFQGFRPQGPGIQKPSPQRPGSQTCSGPFASGPGCQPSEPEGQQPGFGPSKPLTPGFPESGPQRPFAPGTQQPSRPQPQPGSCEGPYANAPGCKPSTPGSQRPGPQSQYLPPPGSKPGQKPGSCEGPFASGPDCQQPSFPGFPRPTGPGPQKPSQPGQYKPSGPGTQRPSGPGQYQPSGPSPQQPDCQFGSGPGCQPSGPGSQKPAKPGFPSQPSAPSGPQEPDCQFGSGPGCGPSGPGFQRPGKPTFPSQPAGPSPQQPIGTGSYRPSGPGHQQPFGPGPQQPSGPGPQPPSGPGPQQPSGPGSYRPSGPGPQQPFGPKPQQPSGPGTQPSGPGSYRPSGPGSQQPSGPNSQPSGPGSYKPSGPGPQQPAGPGSQPSGPGSYRPSGPGPQQPSGPEPQQPAGPGSQPSGPGSYRPSGPGPQQPSGPGPQQPAGPGSYRPSGPGLQQPSGPGAFRPSGPGPQQPAGPSSQPSGPGSYRPSGPGPQQPAGPGPQKPAFPSGPEKEPEPAHELGPDGYRYKVPSTTFNF